A genomic segment from Actinoplanes sichuanensis encodes:
- a CDS encoding sensor histidine kinase produces the protein MAALTARAAAAPSAYVQFVEGDRLRLYGSWGVAADWDEVNHTDLDSSLGGIVARTGQTLVVTDAQADDRVPAGVLSEHGGAYLGYPVHDRMGMVLGVCFAYDHRPREWTPGQLAAVAEAADVATLLIGEQLARHELEQQHRFLDAVLDSLHDGVTACDADGRVVFVNERMRRLWGDSPVADVTGLVDGSGVSLQRDELGLFRALRGERVRDEPIAAHGRGRRTRFFLMDAQPIRGLDGRVVGAVQAVQDVTRQRRAERFRSCELAVTTALAGTPSIEAAGPRVLEAVVATLDWVHAELWMVDDGTIRAAARWSAPGWPSGIPVPERLAYGQGLAGRAWQVDKPLWIRDVGRPQSLISPDTSADRLHTALAIPVHDGSGPIGVLTVFADSVEDPEDELVALMSGIAAHLGQFVERRRVEDLQRQLTRSKNEYLALIGHELRTPLTSISAYTELLREADEPTLVRDGPRLIAVIERNTNQLREIINELLELSALDAGHADVRRTPMDLAEVVREVVDRARVAIDGAPVVIDADLPGELILPGDRDRLRHIVENLLGSAVRFSPDGGHVAVSLRSTGRAAELAVSDAAGDVPHAEREQLFTGHFRTARGHDRVLPGSGLGLTLSRAVVEKHHGSIELTGGDSGTTVLVRLPLEAR, from the coding sequence TTGGCCGCGCTGACGGCCCGGGCCGCGGCCGCGCCCAGCGCCTATGTCCAGTTCGTCGAGGGCGACCGGCTCCGCCTGTACGGCAGTTGGGGTGTGGCCGCCGACTGGGACGAGGTGAACCACACCGACCTGGACTCCTCACTCGGCGGGATCGTGGCGCGTACCGGGCAGACCCTCGTGGTGACCGACGCGCAGGCCGACGACCGGGTGCCGGCCGGAGTGCTGAGTGAGCACGGCGGCGCCTATCTGGGCTATCCGGTGCACGATCGGATGGGCATGGTGCTGGGAGTGTGCTTCGCCTACGACCACCGGCCCCGGGAGTGGACACCCGGGCAGCTCGCCGCGGTGGCCGAGGCGGCCGATGTGGCGACGCTGCTGATCGGCGAGCAACTGGCCCGGCACGAGCTGGAGCAGCAGCACCGGTTTCTGGACGCGGTGCTGGACAGCCTGCACGACGGGGTGACCGCGTGTGACGCCGACGGCCGGGTGGTGTTCGTCAACGAGCGGATGCGCCGGCTGTGGGGCGACTCGCCGGTGGCGGACGTGACCGGGCTGGTCGACGGGTCGGGGGTGTCGCTGCAGCGCGACGAGCTGGGCCTGTTCCGGGCACTGCGTGGGGAACGGGTCCGGGACGAGCCGATCGCCGCACACGGTCGGGGCCGCCGGACCCGGTTCTTCCTGATGGACGCCCAGCCGATCCGCGGGTTGGACGGCCGGGTGGTGGGTGCCGTGCAGGCGGTGCAGGACGTGACCCGGCAGCGACGGGCGGAGCGGTTCCGCAGTTGTGAGCTGGCGGTGACGACGGCGCTGGCCGGGACACCGAGCATCGAGGCGGCCGGCCCGCGGGTGCTGGAGGCGGTGGTCGCGACCCTGGACTGGGTGCACGCCGAGCTGTGGATGGTCGACGACGGGACGATCCGCGCCGCGGCCCGATGGAGCGCCCCCGGCTGGCCGTCCGGGATTCCGGTGCCGGAACGATTGGCGTACGGCCAGGGCCTCGCGGGCCGGGCCTGGCAGGTGGACAAACCGCTGTGGATCCGGGACGTGGGCCGCCCGCAGAGCCTGATCTCCCCGGACACGTCGGCGGACCGGCTGCACACGGCGCTGGCGATCCCAGTGCACGACGGCTCGGGGCCGATCGGGGTGCTCACCGTCTTCGCCGATTCGGTCGAGGACCCGGAGGACGAGCTGGTCGCGCTGATGTCGGGGATCGCCGCGCATCTCGGGCAGTTCGTGGAGCGGCGCCGGGTGGAGGATCTGCAGCGGCAGCTGACCCGGAGCAAGAACGAGTACCTGGCACTGATCGGGCACGAACTGCGCACCCCGCTGACATCGATCAGCGCCTACACCGAGCTGCTGCGTGAGGCGGACGAGCCGACTCTGGTCCGGGACGGGCCGCGCCTGATCGCGGTGATCGAGCGCAACACGAATCAGCTCCGGGAGATCATCAACGAGCTGCTGGAGCTGTCCGCGCTGGACGCCGGGCACGCGGACGTACGGCGTACCCCGATGGATCTCGCCGAAGTCGTCCGTGAGGTGGTGGACCGGGCGCGGGTGGCGATCGACGGCGCCCCCGTGGTGATCGACGCGGACCTGCCCGGCGAGCTGATCCTGCCGGGCGATCGGGACCGGCTACGGCACATCGTGGAGAACCTGCTGGGCAGCGCGGTCCGGTTCAGTCCGGACGGCGGTCACGTGGCGGTGTCGCTGCGCAGCACCGGGCGGGCCGCCGAGCTGGCCGTGTCGGACGCGGCCGGGGATGTCCCGCACGCCGAGCGGGAGCAGTTGTTCACCGGGCACTTCCGGACCGCCCGGGGCCATGACCGGGTGCTGCCGGGCAGCGGGCTGGGCCTGACGCTGAGCCGGGCCGTGGTGGAGAAGCACCACGGCAGCATCGAGTTGACCGGCGGCGACTCGGGCACGACGGTGCTGGTCCGACTGCCGCTGGAGGCCCGTTAG
- a CDS encoding HAD family hydrolase — MSEGRIEAVVFDLDGVIIDTEEVWEEVRRGYVAEHGREFLPDSQDRMMGMSTGEWSAHLADEVGVSRTAEEVAADVLGRMAERYREALPLIPGSVETVRALAADYRLALASSSARILIDQVLATAGLTDVFEVTLSTEEVPRGKPAPDVYLTAVAKLGLTPAVCAAVEDSSNGLRSAAAAGLTVIAVPHGVYPPADDALAGATLVVKAVTEVTPEAVSNLHR, encoded by the coding sequence GTGAGCGAGGGACGCATCGAGGCGGTCGTCTTCGATCTGGACGGCGTGATCATCGACACCGAGGAGGTGTGGGAGGAGGTCAGGCGCGGCTACGTCGCCGAGCACGGCCGGGAGTTCCTCCCCGACTCCCAGGATCGGATGATGGGCATGAGCACCGGGGAGTGGTCGGCGCACCTGGCCGACGAGGTGGGCGTATCCCGTACCGCTGAGGAGGTCGCCGCGGACGTCCTGGGCCGGATGGCCGAGCGTTATCGGGAAGCCCTGCCACTGATTCCCGGCTCCGTCGAGACGGTCCGGGCGCTCGCCGCCGACTACCGGCTGGCGCTGGCCAGTTCGTCGGCGCGGATCCTGATCGACCAGGTGCTGGCGACGGCCGGGCTGACCGACGTGTTCGAGGTGACGCTGTCGACCGAGGAGGTGCCGCGTGGCAAACCGGCGCCCGACGTCTACCTCACCGCGGTCGCGAAACTGGGCCTGACTCCGGCCGTCTGCGCCGCGGTCGAGGACTCCAGCAACGGTCTGCGTTCGGCGGCCGCGGCCGGCCTGACGGTGATCGCCGTGCCGCACGGTGTCTATCCGCCCGCCGACGACGCCCTGGCCGGGGCGACGCTCGTGGTGAAAGCGGTCACCGAGGTGACACCCGAAGCGGTTTCAAACCTTCATCGATAG
- a CDS encoding alpha/beta hydrolase — translation MRALGRPVTAAILTLTTLLGYAPQPARADRSIGVPPRGLRSGAAADPIRWSPCPEDETVQCGLMRVPVDWTVPLGPQIDVQLARSPAGDQARKLGVLMVNPGGPGVSAVNLALDHDFFDPEVSRRFDIVGIDPRGVGRSAPILCDQDLVDAKPSPLYTTEAEFQKAEDYNRRLAADCAGRSGPVYEHADTGSVVRDMEAARMALGADRISFFGASYGTLLGQLYAERHPDRVRALVLDSVMDHSAGVDAFLGQTADAVQAAFDQFVAWCGRDTRCVLRGRDIRAMWAELMRRATTGELVDPYDPPSKIGAWELISAAFSAFYDPQWYSFAHYIKEAYDPAPTPLARRAVPRLEDLTPHSFPAVICQDWSLPVGGFTGYRDRLRALAERAPQMRASPLALTAVSSCLGRDATPVNPQRPIPAATGPVLVVNSRYDPATAYPWAQQVARQLGPSARLLTYQGWGHVAYKHSECVSAAADRFLLDLTLPSDLTCPAVEPKPFGVG, via the coding sequence ATGCGAGCTTTGGGACGGCCGGTCACGGCCGCGATCCTCACCCTCACAACCCTTCTCGGGTACGCGCCACAGCCGGCCCGGGCCGACCGGTCCATCGGTGTGCCGCCCCGGGGCCTGCGTTCCGGTGCCGCCGCCGACCCGATCCGCTGGTCGCCCTGTCCCGAGGACGAGACCGTCCAGTGCGGCCTGATGCGGGTGCCGGTGGATTGGACCGTCCCGCTCGGCCCGCAGATCGACGTCCAACTGGCCCGCAGCCCGGCCGGTGACCAGGCTCGCAAGCTCGGCGTCCTGATGGTGAACCCGGGTGGCCCCGGGGTCTCGGCGGTCAATCTGGCCCTCGATCACGACTTCTTCGACCCCGAGGTGAGCCGTCGGTTCGACATCGTCGGCATCGACCCGCGCGGGGTCGGCCGCAGCGCCCCGATCCTCTGCGACCAGGACCTGGTCGACGCCAAACCGTCACCGCTCTACACCACCGAGGCCGAGTTCCAGAAGGCCGAGGACTACAACCGGCGACTGGCCGCGGACTGCGCCGGCCGGAGCGGGCCGGTCTACGAGCACGCCGACACCGGCAGCGTGGTCCGCGACATGGAGGCCGCTCGGATGGCCCTCGGCGCGGACCGGATCAGTTTCTTCGGCGCCTCCTACGGCACCCTGCTCGGCCAGCTCTACGCCGAGCGCCACCCGGACCGGGTCCGTGCCCTGGTCCTGGACAGCGTGATGGACCACAGCGCCGGGGTCGACGCGTTCCTCGGCCAGACCGCGGACGCCGTACAGGCGGCGTTCGACCAGTTCGTCGCCTGGTGCGGGCGGGACACCAGATGCGTGCTGCGCGGGCGGGACATCCGGGCGATGTGGGCCGAGCTGATGCGGCGGGCCACCACGGGAGAACTCGTCGACCCGTACGACCCGCCCAGCAAGATCGGCGCCTGGGAGCTGATCTCGGCGGCGTTCAGCGCGTTCTACGACCCGCAGTGGTACTCGTTCGCGCACTACATCAAGGAGGCGTACGACCCGGCGCCCACCCCGCTGGCCCGTCGTGCCGTACCCCGCCTGGAGGACCTCACCCCGCACAGCTTCCCGGCCGTCATCTGCCAGGACTGGTCGCTGCCGGTCGGCGGCTTCACCGGATACCGGGACCGGCTGCGCGCCCTGGCCGAGCGGGCGCCGCAGATGCGGGCCTCACCGCTCGCGCTGACCGCCGTCTCCTCCTGCCTCGGCCGGGACGCCACGCCGGTCAACCCGCAACGGCCCATCCCGGCGGCCACCGGACCGGTCCTGGTGGTCAACTCCCGGTACGACCCGGCGACCGCCTACCCCTGGGCGCAGCAGGTGGCCCGGCAGCTCGGCCCGTCCGCGCGGCTGCTCACCTACCAGGGCTGGGGGCACGTGGCCTACAAGCACAGCGAATGTGTGAGCGCGGCGGCCGACCGCTTCCTCCTCGACCTGACCCTGCCGTCCGACCTGACCTGCCCCGCGGTCGAGCCGAAGCCGTTCGGGGTCGGCTGA
- the ggt gene encoding gamma-glutamyltransferase: MRFLPALTALSLTTLGFVAASPPAFAGGAIKEPTAIGYGGAVATVDADATAIGLDVLRRGGNAVDAAVAAAAALGVTEPFSAGIGGGGFFVYYDARSGRVSTIDGRETAPAAATDRYFIDPADGLPYDFTEARVSGLSAGAPGTLATWEAALHRWGTRSLAASLKPAARLADHGFTVDATFRQQVADNAAAFGQFTSSRELYLPGGAPPAVGSVQRNPDLAATYRLIAERGTGVFYRGAIGRDLVDTVQHPPVAADPWGTWAYPIRPGVLTRQDLAGYRLRYPAPTRSDYRGLTVYGMSTPSSGGVAVGEALNILEAGLPTAATSTEKLHYYLEATALAFADRNRYVGAYTSPSVLKKLISDPWAEQRACSIDRTKALVKPVAPGDLNGAGCAVAAAGRPVEEGQSTTNLTVADRWGNVVEYTFTIEATGGNTMVVPGRGFILNNELTDFNFAPTQGTAPDPNLPGPGKRPRSSMSPTIVLKDGRPFLALGSPGGATIITTVTQLLLNRLDLGMSLPAAMAAPRASQRNSAGIQAEAAFRVQYGPVLTPLGHTFAADAPELGAATAIEFTRGGGFIATAEPVRRGGGAAGVVRPAR; encoded by the coding sequence ATGCGGTTCCTGCCCGCGCTGACAGCGCTGTCACTCACCACCCTGGGATTCGTCGCCGCTTCCCCACCCGCTTTCGCGGGCGGTGCCATCAAAGAACCGACCGCCATCGGGTACGGCGGAGCGGTCGCCACGGTCGACGCGGACGCCACCGCGATCGGGCTGGACGTGCTGCGCCGTGGCGGCAACGCGGTGGACGCCGCGGTCGCCGCCGCCGCGGCCCTCGGCGTCACCGAACCGTTCTCGGCCGGGATCGGCGGTGGCGGCTTCTTCGTGTACTACGACGCGCGCAGCGGGCGGGTCTCCACCATCGACGGGCGGGAGACCGCCCCGGCCGCGGCCACCGACAGGTACTTCATCGACCCGGCGGACGGGTTGCCGTACGACTTCACCGAGGCCCGGGTCAGCGGCCTCTCCGCCGGCGCGCCGGGCACCCTGGCCACCTGGGAGGCGGCTCTGCACCGCTGGGGCACCAGATCGCTGGCCGCCTCGCTGAAACCGGCCGCCCGGCTCGCCGACCACGGCTTCACCGTCGACGCCACGTTCCGCCAGCAGGTCGCCGACAACGCCGCCGCGTTCGGGCAGTTCACCTCGAGCCGGGAGCTCTACCTGCCGGGCGGGGCGCCACCGGCGGTCGGCAGTGTCCAGCGCAACCCGGACCTGGCGGCCACCTACCGGCTGATCGCCGAGCGGGGGACCGGGGTGTTCTACCGCGGGGCGATCGGCCGCGACCTCGTCGACACGGTCCAGCACCCGCCGGTCGCCGCCGATCCGTGGGGCACCTGGGCGTACCCCATCCGGCCCGGTGTGCTGACCCGCCAGGACCTGGCCGGCTATCGGCTGCGGTACCCGGCGCCGACCCGGTCCGACTACCGCGGGTTGACCGTCTACGGCATGTCCACGCCGTCCAGCGGCGGCGTCGCGGTCGGGGAGGCGCTGAACATCCTGGAAGCGGGGCTGCCCACCGCGGCGACGTCGACCGAGAAGCTGCACTACTACCTGGAGGCGACGGCCCTGGCGTTCGCCGACCGGAATCGGTACGTGGGGGCGTACACCTCGCCGTCGGTCCTGAAGAAGTTGATCTCCGATCCCTGGGCCGAACAGCGGGCCTGCTCGATCGACCGCACGAAGGCCCTGGTCAAACCGGTCGCGCCGGGTGACCTGAACGGCGCCGGTTGCGCGGTCGCGGCGGCGGGCCGGCCGGTCGAGGAGGGGCAGAGCACCACCAACCTGACCGTCGCCGACAGGTGGGGCAACGTCGTCGAGTACACCTTCACGATCGAGGCGACCGGCGGGAACACCATGGTCGTTCCCGGTCGCGGGTTCATCCTCAACAACGAGCTGACCGACTTCAACTTCGCACCCACCCAGGGCACCGCGCCCGACCCCAACCTGCCCGGTCCCGGGAAACGCCCGCGCAGCTCGATGTCGCCGACGATCGTGCTCAAGGACGGCCGGCCGTTCCTCGCGCTCGGCTCGCCGGGCGGCGCCACCATCATCACCACCGTCACCCAACTGCTGCTCAACCGCCTCGACCTGGGCATGAGCCTGCCCGCGGCGATGGCCGCGCCGCGCGCCTCCCAGCGCAACAGCGCCGGCATCCAGGCCGAGGCCGCGTTCCGCGTCCAGTACGGCCCGGTGCTCACCCCGCTCGGCCACACGTTCGCCGCCGACGCACCGGAACTCGGCGCGGCGACCGCGATCGAGTTCACCCGGGGCGGCGGGTTCATCGCCACCGCCGAGCCCGTCCGCCGAGGTGGCGGCGCCGCCGGGGTGGTCCGGCCGGCCCGCTGA
- a CDS encoding PQQ-dependent sugar dehydrogenase — translation MTITRLAAAAAGLAVLTACSSDGSSAAPTVAPVPSVTGSAPPAPSAAATGTPDLGSPETIATGIDVPWGLAFRPDGSALVAERNSGRILEIVPGSEPREVYRVRGVESGGEGGLLGLAVRDDWVYAYFTAADDNRIIRFKPSGGDPEVIFDGITRGGRHNGGRIAFGPDGMLYVGTGDASEESRSQDRDDPSGKILRLTPEGRPAPGNPWAGSPVWSLGHRNVQGIAWDTQGRMYGIEFGQDRWDEVNVIEPGKNYGWPEVEGRTDDDRYVNPIVQWGTDDASPSGAAVAGDTLYVAALKGERLWTVPLGGGSTKAEFTGKYGRLRTVAVAPDGSLWLTTSNTDGRGDTRDGDDRILRFPAK, via the coding sequence ATGACCATCACGCGACTCGCCGCGGCAGCCGCCGGTCTGGCCGTCCTGACCGCCTGTTCGTCCGACGGCTCGTCGGCGGCGCCGACCGTCGCCCCGGTGCCGTCGGTGACCGGCTCGGCGCCGCCCGCCCCGTCGGCCGCCGCCACCGGCACACCCGATCTGGGCTCGCCGGAGACCATCGCGACGGGCATCGACGTGCCCTGGGGGCTGGCTTTCCGGCCGGACGGCAGCGCGCTGGTCGCCGAGCGCAACAGCGGCCGGATCCTGGAGATCGTGCCGGGGAGCGAGCCGCGCGAGGTGTACCGGGTGCGCGGTGTGGAGTCCGGCGGCGAGGGCGGACTGCTCGGCCTGGCCGTGCGCGACGACTGGGTCTATGCGTATTTCACCGCGGCCGACGACAACCGGATCATCAGGTTCAAACCGTCCGGCGGCGACCCCGAGGTGATCTTCGACGGGATCACCCGGGGCGGGCGGCACAACGGCGGACGGATCGCGTTCGGCCCGGACGGCATGCTCTACGTGGGCACCGGCGACGCGAGTGAGGAATCCCGCTCGCAGGACCGCGACGACCCGTCCGGCAAGATTCTGCGGCTCACCCCGGAGGGTCGGCCGGCGCCCGGCAACCCGTGGGCGGGTTCACCGGTGTGGAGCCTCGGCCACCGCAACGTGCAGGGGATCGCCTGGGACACGCAGGGCCGGATGTACGGCATCGAGTTCGGCCAGGACCGCTGGGACGAGGTCAACGTCATCGAGCCGGGGAAGAACTACGGCTGGCCGGAGGTCGAGGGCCGCACCGACGACGACAGGTATGTGAACCCGATCGTGCAGTGGGGCACCGACGACGCGTCACCCAGCGGCGCGGCCGTGGCCGGCGACACCCTCTACGTCGCCGCCCTCAAGGGCGAACGACTGTGGACGGTGCCGCTCGGCGGCGGCTCGACGAAGGCGGAGTTCACCGGGAAGTACGGCCGGCTGCGCACGGTCGCCGTGGCGCCGGACGGTTCGTTGTGGCTGACCACCTCGAACACCGACGGCCGCGGCGACACCCGCGACGGAGACGACCGGATCCTGCGATTCCCGGCGAAATGA
- a CDS encoding LLM class F420-dependent oxidoreductase, giving the protein MIDVKLGLHISTFSWPGGAQRLGPVLADIASAADEAGFDRISVMDHVWQIHVNGPPEMEMLEAYTALGFLAAHTSRAQLLTLVTGVVYREPGLLAKAVTSLDVLSGGRAILGIGAAWNEEESLGLGLPFPPTAERFERLEEALRICRQMFAGDETAFAGRHYRLDRLLNSPLPLRRTPILIGGGGERKTLRLVAEFADACNLMNTDELPHKLDVLKRHCDAVGRDYDEIEKTVLYRFTDDLAETEREARRLAALGVTVMHGPVRESWEKTGEFKRTVEAVAGL; this is encoded by the coding sequence GTGATCGATGTGAAACTCGGCCTGCACATCTCCACCTTCAGCTGGCCCGGCGGCGCACAGCGTCTGGGTCCTGTTCTCGCCGACATCGCCTCCGCCGCGGACGAGGCGGGCTTCGACCGGATCAGCGTGATGGACCACGTGTGGCAGATCCACGTGAACGGTCCGCCCGAGATGGAGATGCTGGAGGCCTACACGGCTCTCGGCTTCCTGGCCGCGCACACCAGCCGGGCGCAGTTGCTGACGTTGGTGACCGGCGTGGTCTACCGCGAGCCGGGCCTGCTCGCCAAAGCGGTGACCAGCCTCGACGTGTTGTCCGGGGGGCGGGCGATCCTGGGGATCGGTGCCGCGTGGAACGAGGAGGAGTCGCTCGGGCTGGGCCTGCCGTTCCCTCCGACCGCCGAGCGGTTCGAGCGGCTGGAGGAGGCGTTGCGGATCTGTCGGCAGATGTTCGCCGGTGACGAGACCGCGTTCGCGGGCCGGCACTATCGGCTGGACCGGCTGCTCAACTCGCCCTTGCCGCTGCGTCGGACGCCGATCCTGATCGGTGGCGGTGGGGAGAGGAAGACGCTGCGGCTGGTCGCGGAGTTCGCCGACGCCTGCAACCTGATGAACACCGACGAGCTGCCGCACAAGCTGGACGTGTTGAAACGGCATTGCGACGCGGTCGGGCGCGACTACGACGAGATCGAGAAGACGGTGCTCTACCGGTTCACCGACGATCTCGCCGAGACCGAGAGGGAGGCCCGTCGGCTGGCCGCGCTGGGTGTCACGGTGATGCACGGCCCGGTCCGGGAGTCGTGGGAGAAGACCGGGGAGTTCAAGCGGACTGTGGAAGCGGTGGCGGGACTGTGA
- a CDS encoding sodium:solute symporter family protein codes for MTGLRLDVGFVDYLILAIYFVTVLGVGFAARRAIKSSADFFLSGRSMPAWVTGLAFISANLGALEIVGMAANGAQYGLMTLHYYWIGAVPAMVFLGIVMMPFYYGSKVRSVPEFLRLRFNRPTHLFNAVSFAVAQVLIAGVNLYALALILQALLGWPLWTSIVVGAAIVLSYIVLGGLSSAIYNEVLQFFVIIAGLLPITIIGLVKVGGIDGLFEKVRQSPLGEAGLHTWADTGGTDNPLGASWIGIVFGLGFVLSFGYWTTNFAEVQRALSAKDMSAARRTPIIGAFPKLLIPAVTVIPGLIALVTVQGLGAEEGDLTYNNAIPLLMRDLLPNGVLGVAVTGLVASFMAGMAANVSGFNTVFTYDIWQAYVRKDRDDAYYVRVGRIATVAGIVVGIGTAFIAAGFDNIMNYIQALFSLFNAPLFATFIVGMFWKRMSAWAGFWSLFLGFLAAFVLYILHLTEVVKFNSDLEQSFWGAGLAFVVAVGVALLITPFTPGKRDDELQGLVYGLGGETGDVLAADRVWWRNPVLLGVIAVVLAILLYIPVW; via the coding sequence GTGACGGGACTCCGGCTCGACGTGGGGTTCGTCGACTATCTGATTCTGGCGATCTATTTCGTCACCGTTCTCGGCGTGGGTTTCGCTGCGCGTCGGGCGATCAAGAGCAGCGCCGACTTCTTCCTCTCCGGGCGGTCGATGCCCGCCTGGGTGACCGGTCTGGCCTTCATCTCGGCCAACCTGGGCGCCCTGGAGATCGTCGGCATGGCCGCCAACGGCGCCCAGTACGGCCTGATGACGCTGCACTACTACTGGATCGGCGCGGTGCCGGCCATGGTCTTCCTCGGCATCGTGATGATGCCGTTCTACTACGGCTCCAAGGTGCGCAGCGTCCCCGAGTTCCTGCGGCTGCGGTTCAACCGGCCCACCCACCTGTTCAACGCGGTCAGTTTCGCGGTGGCGCAGGTGTTGATCGCCGGTGTGAACCTGTACGCCCTGGCGCTGATCCTGCAGGCGCTGCTGGGCTGGCCGCTGTGGACGTCGATCGTGGTGGGTGCGGCGATCGTGCTGTCGTACATCGTGCTCGGCGGTCTGTCCTCGGCCATCTACAACGAGGTCCTGCAGTTCTTCGTGATCATCGCGGGCCTGCTGCCGATCACGATCATCGGCCTGGTCAAGGTGGGCGGGATCGACGGCCTGTTCGAGAAGGTACGGCAGAGCCCTCTCGGCGAGGCGGGCCTGCACACCTGGGCCGACACCGGCGGCACCGACAACCCGCTCGGCGCGAGTTGGATCGGGATCGTCTTCGGTCTCGGGTTCGTCCTGTCGTTCGGCTACTGGACCACGAACTTCGCCGAGGTGCAGCGCGCCTTGAGTGCCAAGGACATGAGCGCGGCTCGACGGACCCCGATCATCGGCGCCTTCCCGAAGCTGCTGATCCCGGCGGTGACCGTGATTCCCGGTCTGATCGCCCTGGTCACGGTGCAGGGGCTGGGTGCCGAGGAGGGTGACCTCACCTACAACAACGCGATTCCGCTGCTGATGCGGGACCTGCTGCCCAACGGGGTGCTCGGGGTGGCGGTCACCGGTCTGGTGGCGTCGTTCATGGCCGGTATGGCGGCGAACGTCAGCGGTTTCAACACCGTCTTCACCTACGACATCTGGCAGGCGTATGTCCGCAAGGACCGCGACGACGCCTACTACGTGCGGGTGGGCCGGATCGCGACGGTGGCCGGCATCGTGGTGGGTATCGGCACGGCGTTCATCGCGGCCGGTTTCGACAACATCATGAACTATATCCAGGCTTTGTTCTCTTTGTTCAATGCGCCGCTTTTCGCCACGTTCATCGTCGGCATGTTCTGGAAGCGGATGTCGGCCTGGGCCGGTTTCTGGTCGCTGTTCCTCGGCTTCCTGGCCGCGTTCGTGCTGTACATCCTGCATCTGACCGAGGTCGTCAAGTTCAACTCCGACCTGGAGCAGAGCTTCTGGGGTGCCGGCCTGGCCTTCGTGGTGGCGGTCGGGGTGGCCCTGCTGATCACCCCGTTCACTCCCGGTAAACGCGACGATGAGCTGCAGGGTCTGGTCTACGGCCTGGGCGGCGAGACCGGCGACGTGCTGGCCGCGGACCGGGTGTGGTGGCGTAACCCGGTGCTGCTCGGCGTGATCGCCGTGGTGCTGGCCATTCTCCTGTACATCCCGGTCTGGTAG
- a CDS encoding glycosyltransferase family 2 protein, with protein sequence MSVVIPLTTVGRLPLLFAGLPPVGEIIVVVGPDEDTVLPLPRAARVIRQTRYGTGNAIACGVAAATGDVIVTLPGDGSCDPAHLPHLVEALATSAGRPFPTADPAAPTVRADVVEGVRTARRTDLFLLWFMSVLLGCRPSGAGTGFRAFRRAHADRLGLPRVAGTDPVRGDGRDVEVLLAARSRRAGLRVAEVPVGFYPQRGGTALPAGLAAIVRERLALRRDGHPGATPDSIVVLTGGTSARAATSVSTGPIPAPLFVGPNRRAATPPATGLTRRPPAPSGLGPARRNATSSGTGPARREPASSGTGPVRGDSAAVFSVPAQRDGASFFAGTVNAPRKPGADHRPTDPALRRWPAPNRSAATNPDHPNSAGIGMTDRRRGADRRGPERRRTDPTPDRRASTGRPGNDRPNTDSPHRRRWRDGQNDLNLGRRPDLRVINGEGTGSGGSRGHLRSV encoded by the coding sequence GTGAGCGTTGTGATCCCCCTGACGACCGTCGGCCGCCTGCCGCTCCTGTTCGCCGGACTGCCCCCGGTGGGCGAGATCATCGTGGTCGTCGGACCGGACGAGGACACCGTCCTGCCGCTGCCCCGGGCCGCCCGGGTGATCCGCCAGACCCGGTACGGGACCGGCAACGCCATCGCCTGCGGAGTGGCCGCCGCGACCGGCGACGTGATCGTCACCCTGCCCGGCGACGGCTCCTGCGATCCGGCCCACCTGCCGCACCTCGTCGAAGCGCTTGCCACCTCCGCCGGCCGGCCCTTCCCCACCGCGGACCCGGCCGCACCCACGGTCCGGGCCGACGTGGTGGAAGGTGTCCGGACCGCCCGGCGTACGGACCTGTTCCTGCTCTGGTTCATGAGCGTGCTGCTCGGCTGCCGCCCGTCCGGCGCGGGCACCGGCTTCCGGGCCTTCCGGCGTGCTCACGCCGACCGGCTGGGCCTGCCGCGCGTCGCCGGAACCGATCCGGTCCGAGGCGACGGCCGGGACGTCGAGGTACTGCTCGCGGCCCGGTCCCGGCGTGCCGGGCTGCGGGTCGCCGAGGTACCCGTCGGGTTCTACCCGCAGCGCGGCGGAACCGCCCTGCCGGCCGGCCTGGCCGCGATCGTCCGGGAACGCCTGGCCCTCCGCCGGGACGGCCACCCGGGAGCCACACCGGACAGCATCGTGGTCCTGACCGGCGGCACGTCCGCCCGGGCGGCCACCTCGGTTTCGACCGGCCCGATCCCGGCTCCGCTGTTCGTCGGTCCGAACCGCCGCGCCGCCACCCCACCGGCCACCGGCCTGACCCGCCGACCCCCCGCACCGTCCGGCCTCGGCCCGGCCCGCCGGAACGCCACGTCCTCCGGCACCGGACCGGCCCGCCGGGAACCCGCGTCCTCCGGCACCGGACCGGTCCGCGGAGACTCGGCGGCCGTCTTCTCGGTACCGGCCCAGCGGGATGGCGCGTCGTTCTTCGCCGGGACGGTCAACGCTCCACGCAAGCCGGGGGCCGACCACCGACCCACCGACCCGGCCCTGCGTCGCTGGCCGGCCCCGAACCGGTCCGCCGCCACGAACCCGGACCACCCCAACAGCGCCGGTATCGGTATGACCGACCGCCGGCGCGGGGCTGATCGGCGCGGCCCGGAACGCCGCCGCACCGACCCCACTCCCGATCGCCGTGCGTCCACCGGCCGCCCCGGCAACGACCGCCCGAACACCGACTCCCCGCACCGCCGCCGCTGGCGCGACGGCCAGAACGACCTGAACCTCGGCCGCCGTCCCGACCTGCGAGTGATCAACGGCGAGGGCACCGGCTCGGGCGGCTCCCGCGGCCACCTCCGGTCGGTGTAG